In Perognathus longimembris pacificus isolate PPM17 chromosome 23, ASM2315922v1, whole genome shotgun sequence, a single genomic region encodes these proteins:
- the LOC125340798 gene encoding uncharacterized protein LOC125340798 isoform X1 produces the protein MASAPIMNEEKKPSWPSQASASWSGGSKVSLSCSEEFLTRISAELTDEALCIARCMNPGPPVKEKQTKDQGTQISRHAFFTNNTRSTDTRADKNRTRNKAHLLPSPREKLQLGQEGKESWNFLKEETLKKEPSSKAKADRGSSEQQLDNWGMNPTSGLFCPPSPNGPCLKATLLQLVKSFICEGTLGHA, from the exons ATGGCATCTGCTCCTATCATGAATGAGGAGAAAAAGCCCAGCTGGCCATCTCAAGCTTCAGCCTCTTGGAGTGGAGGGTCG aaggtttcatTATCCTGTTCTGAGGAATTCCTGACCCGGATCAGCGCAGAACTCACTGATGAGGCCTTATGTATTGCTCGCTGTATGAACCCTGGGCCGCCTgtcaaggaaaagcaaacaaaagaccAAGGGACACAGATCTCCAGACATG CATTCTTCACCAACAATACTCGAAGCACAGACACCCG TGCTGACAAAAACCGTACTCGAAACAAGGCACATCTCCTGCCATCTCCTCGTGAAAAG CTTCAactgggacaggaaggaaaggaatcaTGGAACTTCCTGAAGGAGGAGACACTAAAGAAAGAACCTTCCAGCAAAGCAAAGGCTGATAGGG GGAGCTCTGAACAGCAGCTTGACAACTGGGGGATGAACCCTACGTCTGGCCtcttctgccctccttcccccaaTGGCCCATGCTTGAAAGCTACTCTTCTGCAACTTGTTAAGTCCTTCATTTGTGAGGGAACCCTTGGTCATGCCTGA
- the LOC125340798 gene encoding putative protein T-ENOL isoform X2, with the protein MASAPIMNEEKKPSWPSQASASWSGGSKVSLSCSEEFLTRISAELTDEALCIARCMNPGPPVKEKQTKDQGTQISRHAFFTNNTRSTDTRADKNRTRNKAHLLPSPREKGALNSSLTTGG; encoded by the exons ATGGCATCTGCTCCTATCATGAATGAGGAGAAAAAGCCCAGCTGGCCATCTCAAGCTTCAGCCTCTTGGAGTGGAGGGTCG aaggtttcatTATCCTGTTCTGAGGAATTCCTGACCCGGATCAGCGCAGAACTCACTGATGAGGCCTTATGTATTGCTCGCTGTATGAACCCTGGGCCGCCTgtcaaggaaaagcaaacaaaagaccAAGGGACACAGATCTCCAGACATG CATTCTTCACCAACAATACTCGAAGCACAGACACCCG TGCTGACAAAAACCGTACTCGAAACAAGGCACATCTCCTGCCATCTCCTCGTGAAAAG GGAGCTCTGAACAGCAGCTTGACAACTGGGGGATGA
- the Cdipt gene encoding CDP-diacylglycerol--inositol 3-phosphatidyltransferase isoform X1 codes for MPEENIFLFVPNLIGYARIVFAIISFYFMPCCPLTASSFYLLSGLLDAFDGHAARALNQGTRFGAMLDMLTDRCSTMCLLVNLALLYPRATLLFQLSMSLDVASHWLHLHSSVVRGSESHKMIDLSGNPVLRIYYTSRPALFTLCAGNELFYCLLYLFSFSEGPLVGSVGLFRMGLWVTAPIALLKSVISVIHLVTAARNMAALDAADRAKKK; via the exons ATGCCCGAAGAAAACATCTTCCTGTTCGTGCCTAACCTCATCG GTTATGCCCGGATTGTCTTCGCCATCATTTCTTTCTACTTCATGCCCTGCTGCCCCCTCACGGCCTCTTCCTTCTACCTGCTCAGCGGACTTCTGGACGCTTTCGATGGACACGCAGCTCGAGCCCTTAACCAAG gaacCCGGTTTGGGGCCATGCTGGACATGCTGACAGACCGCTGTTCTACCATGTGTTTATTGGTCAACCTGGCTCTGCTGTACCCTCGAGCCACACTTCTCTTCCAGCTCAGCATGAGCTTGGATGTGGCCAGTCACTGGCTGCACCTGCACAG TTCTGTGGTCCGAGGCAGTGAGAGTCATAAGATGATTGACCTTTCTGGGAATCCGGTGCTTCGCATCTACTACACCTCCAGA CCCGCTCTCTTCACCCTGTGCGCTGGGAATGAGCTCTTCTACTGCCTCCTCTACCTGTTCAGTTTCTCCGAGGGACCATTAG tcggCTCCGTGGGCCTCTTCCGGATGGGTCTCTGGGTCACGGCCCCCATCGCCTTGCTCAAGTCAGTCATCAGCGTGATCCACCTCGTCACAGCTGCCCGCAACATGGCTGCTCTGGATGCAGCAGACCGTGCCAAGAAGAAatga
- the Cdipt gene encoding CDP-diacylglycerol--inositol 3-phosphatidyltransferase isoform X2 translates to MPEENIFLFVPNLIGYARIVFAIISFYFMPCCPLTASSFYLLSGLLDAFDGHAARALNQGTRFGAMLDMLTDRCSTMCLLVNLALLYPRATLLFQLSMSLDVASHWLHLHSSVVRGSESHKMIDLSGNPVLRIYYTSRQLYVCSPLSSPCALGMSSSTASSTCSVSPRDH, encoded by the exons ATGCCCGAAGAAAACATCTTCCTGTTCGTGCCTAACCTCATCG GTTATGCCCGGATTGTCTTCGCCATCATTTCTTTCTACTTCATGCCCTGCTGCCCCCTCACGGCCTCTTCCTTCTACCTGCTCAGCGGACTTCTGGACGCTTTCGATGGACACGCAGCTCGAGCCCTTAACCAAG gaacCCGGTTTGGGGCCATGCTGGACATGCTGACAGACCGCTGTTCTACCATGTGTTTATTGGTCAACCTGGCTCTGCTGTACCCTCGAGCCACACTTCTCTTCCAGCTCAGCATGAGCTTGGATGTGGCCAGTCACTGGCTGCACCTGCACAG TTCTGTGGTCCGAGGCAGTGAGAGTCATAAGATGATTGACCTTTCTGGGAATCCGGTGCTTCGCATCTACTACACCTCCAGA CAGCTTTATGTTTGCAGCCCGCTCTCTTCACCCTGTGCGCTGGGAATGAGCTCTTCTACTGCCTCCTCTACCTGTTCAGTTTCTCCGAGGGACCATTAG